The following are encoded together in the Silurus meridionalis isolate SWU-2019-XX chromosome 2, ASM1480568v1, whole genome shotgun sequence genome:
- the LOC124396189 gene encoding LOW QUALITY PROTEIN: zinc finger protein 135-like (The sequence of the model RefSeq protein was modified relative to this genomic sequence to represent the inferred CDS: inserted 1 base in 1 codon) produces the protein MANICKSENSAKLENQGKDESVDSEDVNTSSIESEMSSSGFQHTQTEGIGAEPGKEIIYYCSLCGKGFSRKGHLKQHHLIHTGEKPHQCSQCGKTFIQKSNLKKHQRTHTGEKPYVCSQCGKSFTRHSPFKNHERSHTGEKPYRCSPCGKSFTLQSSFKRHQLIHNGEKPYYCAQCGMSFRELSHLKXHQRIHTKEKPHYCSLCGKGFRELPTLKNHQLVHTGERPHFCAQCGMSFRELSHLKTHQRIHTREKPHYCSQCGMSFRELSHLKTHQRIHSGDKSHYCSECGMSFRELSHLKTHQRIHAGGKPYYCSQCGMSFRELSHLKTHQRIHTKEKPHYCSQCGMSFRELSHLRTHQRIHTGDRPYRCTQCGKSFKQHGSFKAHQRIHAADKQQHSVG, from the exons AGTGAAATGTCCTCGTCAGGTTTCCAGCACACTCAAACCGAAGGGATCGGGGCCGAACCGGGCAAGGAAATAATTTACTACTGCTCGCTGTGCGGAAAGGGTTTTTCCCGAAAGGGTCACCTGAAACAACACCATCTAATCCATACGGGAGAAAAGCCCCATCAGTGCTCGCAGTGTGGGAAGACGTTCATCCAAAAAAGCAACCTCAAGAAGCACCAGCGCACTCACACGGGAGAGAAGCCGTACGTGTGCTCGCAGTGCGGCAAGAGTTTCACGCGCCACAGTCCGTTTAAGAACCACGAGCGCAGCCACACGGGGGAGAAGCCGTACCGGTGCTCGCCATGCGGGAAGAGTTTCACGCTGCAGAGTTCCTTCAAGCGGCACCAGCTCATTCACAACGGGGAGAAGCCGTATTACTGCGCGCAGTGCGGCATGAGTTTCCGCGAGCTGAGTCACTTGA CGCACCAGCGCATTCACACTAAAGAGAAGCCGCATTACTGCTCGCTGTGCGGAAAGGGTTTTAGAGAATTGCCCACTCTAAAAAACCACCAGCTCGTTCACACGGGAGAGAGGCCGCATTTCTGCGCACAGTGCGGGATGAGTTTCCGTGAGCTGAGTCACTTGAAAACGCACCAGCGCATTCACACCAGAGAGAAACCGCACTATTGCTCGCAATGCGGCATGAGCTTCCGCGAGTTGAGTCACTTGAAAACGCACCAGCGCATCCACTCGGGGGATAAGTCGCACTACTGCTCGGAGTGCGGCATGAGTTTCCGCGAGCTGAGTCACTTAAAAACGCACCAGCGCATCCACGCCGGAGGAAAGCCGTATTACTGCTCCCAGTGCGGCATGAGTTTCCGGGAACTGAGCCATTTGAAGACGCACCAGCGCATTCACACTAAAGAGAAGCCGCATTACTGCTCGCAGTGCGGGATGAGTTTCCGAGAGTTAAGCCATTTGAGGACTCACCAGCGCATTCACACCGGAGACAGGCCGTACCGCTGTACGCAGTGTGGGAAGAGCTTTAAACAGCACGGATCCTTCAAGGCTCACCAGCGCATTCACGCAGCAGACAAGCAGCAACACAGTGTGGGATGA